The Plasmodium brasilianum strain Bolivian I chromosome 11, whole genome shotgun sequence nucleotide sequence ACACTTGTcacaagtaaaaataaaatttgcaaaatttctgaaaaaaatttCGGCGTTCGAAATATAGGATGTGTTAAGAAAATAAGGAGATAGTGGAGCATTGAGTgagaataatttataaaagggtggtatatatatatatatatgtgtgtgtgtagatgtgtatatatatttatataaacgaAAAGTAAATGccaaagataaaataaacgtAGCATATGTGATAGTATGCACTTTTCATATCCCTCTGATATGTGAAGAACAACTGATGTAACATTATTAGTATAAATTATGGTAATAACTGAAGgtgtttattatatatattcctttttttccccttttattttgtacacCCATAAGCGtactatacatatatatatatgtgtatatatttgcacaTATATCATTGTCCAGATATTTTTGAATGCCCAGGCATGGCATAAAAATGATGCACACAATTCTCTATAGTGTATAAAAACAGACGAAATGAAAacaaactttttaaaattgtaaaaagcTATCAGTTGGAAGGCACAAAGTGTAATGTAGCGAAAGGGGGAGTACTAAAGAGTCGGGAACGTAATAtacacatgtgtatatatatgtgtaggtatatatatatgtgtgtatatatatatgtgtgtatatatatgtgtaggtatatatatatgtgtgtatatatatgtgtaggtatatatatatgtgtgtatatatatgtgtgtatatatatgtgtaggtatatatatatgtgtgtatatatatgtgtaggtatatatatatgtgtgtatatatatgtgtgtatatatatgtgtaggtatatatatatgtgtaggtatatatatatgtgtaggtatatatatatgtgtgtatatatatgtgtaggtatatatatatgtgtgtatatatatgtgtaggtatatatatatgtgtgtatatatatgtgtgtatatatattatgtgtatatatattatgtgtatatatattatgtgtatatatattatgtgtatatatattatgtgtatatatattatgtgtatatatattatgtgtatatatgtatttatttatgtatgtatatatatataagtatataacgGCGAATGCCATTCGAAATTGCACGCGCAACACAGTACTACgtagaagaaaaatacataatttaaattagtCTGAGATTAGATGAATAAAGGATATCATAAAAATCAGCGAGTTGACAgattataaatacatataaaataattttgcagGGCATGTAACGCACATACGtatgtgtaaatatgtatgcatttaatatgtacatatagatatacatatacgtatacatgtgTGTACGTGTGTATGTCAGTGTGTGTGTGTGGGTTTACGCAAAATGAAACCGTTCTCTGGGTATGTCGCCCATTGGAATTATCCTTGCTGCTTCCAATACACAGTACTAATGTTATTTTcacaatattaattttttttgtccaatcattttatttctcaCATAAAACACGTTATCGCGTTTAAGTAAGCACATTTCTGAaatgcaaaatatatatatatatatatatatatatataagtaaaaggCGTATGTAAAAAACACAAAAGAAAAGTTTAACTGAATGTTAAATGACGCagaagggaaaaaaataaaacaaagcgACACATAAGAGcgtcaaaaaaaatatatatatatatatatgcatgtatatatgttgaggtaaagaaaaaaggcaGATATGGAGAGCTTGAAAATCCTCGTGCTCGGAGATCTCGGCGTGGGAAAAAGTTCATTTTTGAAATTGATAAGCGAAAGGTTTAACGAGATTTACCCAATTAACGTCTTCGATTATTTCATGTATTTAGACGAAGAGGAGGAAAAGAAACAATTTATAAATGCTCGAGATTTGGCACAAAATAATAGTACAAAACAGAATGTAGAGACTATAGTAGAGTCGATGTTTTTtcaagcaaaaaaaaattttcttgagttcattgaaaataaaatgaatgccaaaaattttttttatgaagaaAGACATAAGTACACCTATGGCtttgaaatatttacattcTTATGGAATAGAAACAATGACTATAACaacaatatttttgaaaaaaatattccattaaatataattaaaaaggagGAAAATCTTACCAGTAACACAGTGTTGTACGGTAATAAGAAGGATAGTGGTAGTATTAACATTATCCATAGCAGCCATCGTGGAAATAGTGACAGTAGTGATAGCCCTGCTAATCTTGACGACGTTTTACTCGTTGAGTTTTTTGAAATAGGAGGTGTTCAATCTTACTCTTATATTAGAAACATCTTTTATGAAAAGCATGATGGAATTTTACTAGTATACGATTCGTCGAATAATAAATCTTATCATAACTTAGTCAAATGGCTATATGAattgtacataaatacaaaacCACCTTCTGACATTTTCTGTAGAGCcaaaaaagagcaaaatCGAATTTGGGAATTCTTTCAGTAtacagaaataaataaaaaaaaaaaaaaaaaaaatagtgatgatataataatatcaccaacaagaaaagaaataaaagagaattatgaaaattattacaatatgaaaaataaaaaatacaatgaGGAAGAAGATCTTTTCTTGTCTGATGAAATTTCAGATATAGAAAAAGGACATATTACACATAAAgaagatattttaaaagggGAAATACCTATAGCTTGTATTGCTacaaaaattgataaaaagaATTCAAAACAAAAACCAGCATTTGTTAAAACAC carries:
- a CDS encoding ras GTPAse: MESLKILVLGDLGVGKSSFLKLISERFNEIYPINVFDYFMYLDEEEEKKQFINARDLAQNNSTKQNVETIVESMFFQAKKNFLEFIENKMNAKNFFYEERHKYTYGFEIFTFLWNRNNDYNNNIFEKNIPLNIIKKEENLTSNTVLYGNKKDSGSINIIHSSHRGNSDSSDSPANLDDVLLVEFFEIGGVQSYSYIRNIFYEKHDGILLVYDSSNNKSYHNLVKWLYELYINTKPPSDIFCRAKKEQNRIWEFFQYTEINKKKKKKNSDDIIISPTRKEIKENYENYYNMKNKKYNEEEDLFLSDEISDIEKGHITHKEDILKGEIPIACIATKIDKKNSKQKPAFVKTPKTSYFYKMFFSDPLSNESIYGNRDNLKIKKEILKKLEDHISQAIEIKASSIDCVVDIEKFISFLKCVYNKKYNSPKTHLYR